The stretch of DNA CTCAAGTCGGTCAAGAATAAGAATAAGCAAGCTCTCGGCGTTCTCAAGCCCTTCGTGTCTCAATGGCATCATAGATTAGGTCATGCATCTATTTCAGTAGTCAAGCAGGTCCTTAATCGCCATAGACTTCCTTTTGTTAATGATTCAAATAAAGACACTATTTGTGATGCATGTCAAAGGGGCAAAAGCCACCAATTGCCCTATATTCGTTCAACTAGTGAATCTACTAGTCCTTTGGAACTTATTTACTCTGATGTTTGGGGTCCTGCTCCTGCCTCTGTTGGCCGAAATTGTTACTATGTGAGTTTCATAGATGACTTCAGTAAGTTCACGTGGATTTATCTTCTGCGTCACAAATCTGAGGTCTTCCAAAAATTTCGTGATTTCCAGAGCTTGGTTGAACGCCAGTTTAACAAAAAAATCTTGACCATGCAAACCGAttggggaggagaatatcagTCCCTCAATTCCTTTTTCAAATGCACTGGGATTGCACATCGTGTGTCATGCCCACACGCTCATCAGCAAAACGGGTCGGCCGAACGCAAACATAGACATATCGTTGAGGTCGGACTCACCCTCCTAGCTCATGCTTCCATGCCCCTCAAATTCTGGGATGAGGCATTCCTTACAGCTGTGTACCTTATCAATCGGCTTCCATCAAGAGTGATCTCAAATGAGACACCTCATGCTCGTCTTCTTGGGACTCAGCCAGATTATACCTACATCCGTACCTTTGGTTGTGCCTGTTGGCCCAACTTGAGACCATACAATGATCGTAAACTCCAATTTAGGTCTAAGCGCTGTGTCTTTCTTGGCTACAGTAACATGCACAAGGGATTTAAGTGCCTTGATCCCTCTGTAGGCAGAGTCTATATCTCCAGAGATGTGGTTTTTGATGAGCATGTTTTCCCCTTTGCTGAGATGCATCCGAACGCTGGTGCACGGCTTCGCACCGAACTATCTCTCCTCCCAGACGTTTTACTCAATCCCACCGCTGGTTTTGGGGACGCACAGATACGTGACCAATGTGATATTTCCATATCTACTAATGATGCTCCACAGTTTGGAGAAATTTTGGCTGGAATAGGTGAAGAAGACAGGAGAACTGGGCTTCAAAACGCTGAAGTGCAGCGTCATTTCATGTGTCCCAGCAGAGGGGGCACAGGCGCGGAGCACAGAGCAGATCCGTCTGCAGCAACGACGGCTGATTCGATCGGGTCATCCGCGGGATCAGTTCCTGATGCAGACGGGCAGCTGGGTGGACAGGCAGGTGGATCCTCTACGCCCGATCACGCCACGGCTCCATCTTCTGCAGACGCAGCGCAGCCGCAGCCTGATCCGAGCGTGGGGGGCACAAACTCAGAGGAGATCTCCCCGCCCGGATCGTCTGTGGCGACTGGATCTGGTGGTAAGCATGTAGCATCTGCTCTGCCAGAAGCTCCTACCCGGCCAGTAACTCGTCTTCAGCACGGTATTCGCAAACCAAAAGTTTATACTGATGGTACGGTACATTGGGGCATGCATAGTGCtactgttgcaggtgaaccaaGCACGGTTGATGAGGCTTTTGGTGACAAGCAGTGGGTCGAGGCAATGAACAGTGAGTATGCTGCATTGTTGAAGAATCAAACTTGGCACTTGGTACCTTATCCGAAAGGCAAAAATATCATTGATTGTAAGTGGGTGTATAATGTTAAAAGGAAGGCAGATGGTACTATTGATCGATATAAAGCCCGACTTGTGGCAAAGGGATTTAAACAGAGGTATGGAATAGATTATGAGGACACCTTCAGTCCTGTGGTAAAAGCAGCAACTATTCGGCTTATTCTTTCAATTGCTGTTTCAAATGGCTGGTCACTGAGACAGTTAGATGTTCAAAATGCTTTCCTTCATGGCATTCTAGAGGAAGAAGTGTATATGAGGCAACCTCTAGGTTATGCTGATCCATCACGGCCTAACTTTGTGTGCAAGTTGGACAAGGCATTGTATGGGCTCAAGCAAGCACCCCGAGCATGGTATGCACGGCTATGTCACAAACTTCAATCAATTGGCTTTATACCATCCAAAGCCGACACCTCACTTTTTTACTATAATCGTGGCAAGTACAGAATGTTCATTCTAGTTTATGTAGATGACATCATTGTAGCAAGCTCTTCCATGGAAGCGACTAAAGCACTGCTTAAAGATCTCGAGAAAGATTTTGCCCTGAAGGATCTGGGGGAGTTGCATTATTTCCTTGGGATTGAGGTCAAGAAGAGAGAAAATGGCCTTGTGATGTCTCAAAGTCGCTATGCTGAGCAGATAATTCGAAGGGCCGGCATGCATCTGTCAAAATCAGTGAGCACACCTCTGTCCAGTGTTGATAAGTTGAGTGCCATGGACGGGGATAGGCTGGGACCACAGGATGCGACCAACTACAGAAGTGTTGTGGGGGCAATGCAATATTTGACTCTGACTAGACCTGATATTTCATTTGCGGTCAACAAGGTTTGTCAGTTCCTTCATGCACCCACAAGTGTTCATTGGTCAGCAGTTAAACGCATACTACGTTTTGTCCATGGAACTCTAACGCTTGGGTTGAGTATTCGGAAGTCAGACTCAACATTGGTAAGCTCTTTCTCAGATGTAGACTGGGCTGGATGTGTGGATGATAGGCGTTCAACAGGTGGATTTGCAGTCTTTCTGGGGTCCAATCTCATCTCATGGAGCGCAAGAAAACAGGCCACAGTCTCAAGGTCAAGTACTGAGGCAGAGTATAAAGCACTTGCTAATGCAACGACAGAGATGATGTGGGTTCAGAAACTTTTGACTGAGTTGGGAATTCGACATCCACCTGCAGCTCGTCTCTGGTGTGATAACATTCACTACAAGGAATGGTGCTTTACATGACGATCACTTTGGTCATAGACAGTCAAAAATACGTCACAGTTAACTTGCCATGACGATCGAAAAATCTGTCATGTATCTCACGTCATACATTTGCTGGATCTAATTGAGCCGTCATAGATTAGGATATGTGATCGTCATGGGTTAGTTGTCTATCTTCTATAACCAGCCCAGATCCAAAGCATAGTGATGAAAAGAACATCAAAAATAAGTGCCAAATCATCACTTCATCAACATGCATCACAACTCGTAAGATTCACCAAACAATAATTCATTCATGTACTAGCATGTCCACAACAGCCACATTGAACATCAAGCCACAGATTGGCCTAGCTCACAACCATTAGAGTGACCATCACAATATCTAAGTTTGAACTAAAAGATTTGATATCTAGGGAGTCTAAACAACTAAACATTAGTATTCACGAGCACTTCAATTCACTTGCTGTCCATAAGATGTGCTACCTGAAAATCAAAACAAatataagtcagatttgctaaCAAAGATTCTAAAAAGAAATGTCATCTATTTATTAGGAAGCTTTGAAACTAGTTAACAAATTCAATACATATGCTAGTCCAAAATTCTGAAAACAGATAACAAGTAAACAACCAACACTTTTGGcaccaatgcatagtttcagagTTCCATACAGCAAGATAATCACATCATATAATGCTATAAGAATTAATTTCAACCTTTTGTTCTAGATCAGTAGTAACAGCAGCAGCAGACAAGAAGCACTTACTTGAAGCAAAATCATGGGACAGAATTGTTTTGGAGTGTCATGATAGTTTCTGCATTGGACTATGTTTACCTATATACAAATAATAGATATGAAGATTGTATACTATATCGAATAGATGTGCCAAATAATAAATTATAGCACATACCTTTGTTTATTTATCAAAGTATTGTCCAAGCAGCCACTCGTCAAACAAAGTCACATGCAATTCAGTTACAAGAACTCAAATTCAGTAACTTCAGTGTTACAAAAGTTCCAGAAATCCGTTGAGCACAAATCAGTAAGCATTTCAGTTAAATCAACCATAAGTGCATCATATCCCAGTGCGTTGAGAGCAGCAGCATGTAGTACATCTAGGAACTGATGCAATTTAGATGAAGAAATCCGGCTTTTAGTTTCAGAAACTACTATACTCACATATAGAAAatggaggagcagcaggactggCGGCTCCTCCTTGCTTGGGGAGTTGTACGACATGGCACGCGCAGCAGCCGGGGACCTACGTCCTTGGAGATGAAATCTGGAGGAAGGCCCGGATGCCTCGGCGTCGCCACAGAGCAGCATAACGAGGAGTAATTAGTGTAGAACTGCATCTGGGGCAGATGGGGAAGAGGATGGTTACCAGGAAGTAGATGGGGCACTCGTCGAGGTCGGCGCGCGCGTCGTCGGCGCCCCGGTGGAAGGGCGTGAGCTTGGCATCAAGGATGAGGCGGCGGAGCTTCCTGAGGTTCCCATGGCATGGATCTGGCTGGGGGAGAAGGGCGCGGCCACCACGTCGTGGATCTGGctggagaagaagaagggagGTTCCCATGGCATGGATCTGGCCGGAGGAGAAGGGTGCGGCCTCCTCGTCGTGGATTTGACTGGAAGAGAAGAACGGCGGCCACCCACATGGAGTCGACATGGGAAGGACCAAAGGAGAGACCGTGAGAGGATAAGGGAGGGGATAGGAAGGAGCCGACGCTCAGTTTTCTTATTCTATTTTTTCTCACGTAATAGTAACATATAATCTGTCATAGATTAGGGACTTCCATGATGATTTTTTAGAACGTCACCAAAATTCGTCATGTATAGTCACATTTGTTGTAGTGATTGGAGCAACTTATCTGTCTGCTAATCCTGTTTTTCATGccaggactaaacatattgagatCGACTTTCATTTTGTTAGAGAAAGAGTTGCACAGAAGCTGTTACAAATCAGGTTCATTGCATCAAAGGACCAGCTTGCAGATGGTTTCACAAAACCTGTGACAACAACGCAATTGGCGCGATTTCGGAGCAATCTCAATCTAGTGGCCGGTTGAGATTGAGCGGGGGTGTTAAACGGTATTGCGTCCAGGTGCAGGATAGCGCAGATGCTATTCTTGTAATCCAAGTCATGCGTGTGCGTGAGTCTTGGAAGATAGATAGGTTAGTTGAGGGTTTGTAGATATTCTTGTTGTAACAAACTTATTGTTGTAAGCCACGCCGGTGGGCTGTTCCTGGCTTCTATATAACACGTAACCGAGACCCTGGGAGGGCAACTCGTTCAATCAATCTTCACACTAACCTTACACTAGCTTTAGTGCCATAGTTAAATTCACAGGATCATAAGGTCTAGAACTAGGACACAAGAACAATAGAACTTGCATGAATGAACAAGTGGTAATCATACCTTCGTTTGACAGACGATACACTATAACTTTCTTTGAATGGCAAAGCACAGCAGCAGGGCCTGCACACTGAAATTTAGGACACAACCAGTTAGGCATTTTCACATCTAGCTGCTTATGATCAATCCAACACTGCCCAATGTTTTTTTGGGGGCAAATTCCATAGTCCAGCCGTCCCTGACCCCGACATTGTTAGTTGGAGCTCTCCTGGGGGAGCTCCGGTGATTAGTTTTCTCCAAAATTAGTTTTCAGGGTTATTTTTTTAGGGAGCTCTTAGAGTTGCTCAGTTGGTTCAACTAACTAATGACATGATGAGCTTAAATTATTTTTGCATGCAAAGATTAGGGAGCTGCTGTGGAGAAAACTAATTTTAGAGGAACATTACTGAACACAGGCAACTAACAATGTGGAGAAAAATAACCCTAATTGCTGGTCCTCAtgtggagaatggagagagtGCACTATTTTGGAATGATACTTGAAATAATCAATTCCTGGCTTCTTTAGCTCCTGAACTTTTCTCTTTTGCAAAGAATAAGCTGATTTCAGTACAAAAAGCATTCAGTCAGGAGGAATTTTCAGAATTATTTCAGTTACCAGTGTCCCAACCTGTCGTTTCTGCAAATGCAGGACATTCAACAATTGATTGAAAATATGCCTCTTAGTGCTAACAATGACAGCTGGTTCTATTCCTAGGGATCCATCATTTTTTGCTTCGACAAAGGTTTACAAAGTGCTAGCTGGACATTCAGAGATTCAGCCCACCTTCAAATGGCTATGGTAGGGAAAATGTTAGCCTAAACATAAAGTCTTCTTTTGGCTTCTAATCAATGACAGGCTTAGCACTAGAAACATCCTGAGAAGAAGAAACATGCTTCTGGACTCTTAAAGTGTTGTCTTGTGCAATCACTTGGTTGAAAAATCAGTTGATCATCTCTTTGTGGAATATCCATTTGCAAGGATTTGTTGGGATATAGTAAGCATTGACATTCCTGTGGGCAGAAGCTTCCCAGAGCTTACTACTCAGCTGAAGATTCAGCTTAACTCCTAGTTTTCCATGGAAGCCATAATCATTATGTGTTGGACTATCTGGACAGCAAGAAATGACCTTATCTTCTAAGGAATCAGTTTAAACCTGTCAGCATGCTGACGTGTTTTCTTCATAGAGCTCATGCTCCTCCTTCAGCATAGAGTGAAGACAGGACATGAAGAACACCTAATTACATGGATCTAAAGTCTGGaatagaactgcttctgttgTTGATTTTctttttgtctttcttgtctcttggatagctcCCTGTTTAGCCCCCCCCCCTTTTCTCCCTGTTCTTTGTTgctattttttcctttttcgtTTACTTGTACTCTTGTTTAGACTCTATCATTTTTTTATTCAATAAATTTCTGTAGGGGCCTTGGGAGCTGTTAGACCAATGTTTTAACGCCGGTAACAACACAAATATCAGTTTTGTAGTGTTATTAGTCTTCTGTTGAAGATGCTCAATAACAGGTCGCCTCGCTTTGCTTGGCTAGTAACCGTAGTAACCGCAAATTTGTTCTGCAGTGATCGATTTTTTTCAAAGTTGTTCATGGTCCTGCGTTCTACACAGATCCCTCCACGTTCTTCCATGTTAGCCACTGAACGGCTGGTACACCTTGAGCGCATCCACGACGTCGGCGATggaaccggcggcggcggcaatggAGACGAGGAGGCAGGTGAAGCTGAGCGTCTGGAGGCTGATCCACCTGGGGCTTCCACGAGGCACACGACGTTGCTTGATGTACATCTCGACGGGGAAGTAGACGGTGAGCGGCCAGAACGAGACGGCGCCGAGGAGCCCCGCCACGTCGCCGAAGAACGGCAGCAGCATGGCCACGACGGTGGTGACGCACACGAACGCCGACCGCCATGTCAGGCGGAAAAGGCTCAGGGCGAAGGGACCGACACGGAGCTCCCGGGAGATGAAGGCGCTGTCCGGCCacgccgcggcggcgcggcgctcgACGAAGGCGAAGATGGGCTGGCAGAACACCTGGTACGCGCCGACGAGGTGCACGACGATGGCGACGTTGGCGACGTCGAGCAGCCAGAAGGGCTCGTAGAAGCCGAAGCCGGTGAGCAGGTTATCCGGCGCGTTGTCACCGAAAGCCGCGTACCCCATGCAGCCGCACAGCATGTAGAAGATGGTCGTCGTCGCCACGCTGAGACGCGTCGCCTTCTGCATCACCTTCGACTCCGACGGTGGTGGCGCCTTGATCGTGTCCTGATCAAGAACCAGAGCAGCAGCATCCTTGGTCAGAAACAGGGGAATCGAGTTGCAGAGAATAGAACAGTAGTGCATGCTTACTTGGATCTCGATGAGGATGTTGGAGAAGGAGTAGGCGAAGGCGATGTCGCCGAATGCCTGCAGGGTGTGCCAGATCTTCTGCGTCGAGGTGACGCCGGCGCCGAAGCCGATGCTGGTGAGAGTGCCCTTGAACCCACCGTTGGCTGAAATAGTTCATTCAATCGAGTCAGAAGGAACAGTAAGTAACTAAGAATCTATCAATCGAAGTCACTGCATGCATGAGTGTCTGAACAATCCGAAAATCGGAATATCCGATTGAAGAAGCAACAACTTACAGACGGTCTGTGCGATTCCGAGGGACAGTCCGATAGAAGAATAGGTGAAGGACATGACTGCAGCGACAATGGAGAGCCACCAAATCTCATCGAAGTCCGGTATCTGCGAGAAGAGGATCTGCACAACGCCGAAGAGGATCATGTACGGGGTGCTGGAGCTCTTGCAGGGATCCCCATGACCGTGGGTGTGGAAGCACCCAGCTCTCCTGATGGCCTTCATGCTGATGGACGACGCGATGGTGTAGCCAATGGCGACGCCGACGAGGTTGGCGTACTGGATGACGCCGCAGAACACGACCTTTTTGCCGCCGAGGTTGGAGCGCACGGCGTCCATGTACGTGTAGTTGCGCTTGCCGGTGTCGGGGTCGCCGGTCCGGTAGCACTCGGCGAGTAGGGTGGCGGTGTAGTAGGTGACGAAGGCGAAGAGGAGCATGGCGGTAGGGCCGGCAACCCAGCCGAGCTGCGCAATGGCCCAGGCGAGGGAGAGCACGCCGGAGCCGATGACGGCGGTGATGATGTGTGCGCTGGCTGTCCAGAACGTGCCCTTGCGGCGAGGGCGGCCGTCGTCGTCCAGCCACTCGGCAGCACCGGCGTTCCCGGCCTCCGCCGACACCTCCATGGGCGGAGGCAAGTGCTTGCCATTCACACCTCCGTTGTGCGGTGGCGATGCCGGTGCCGGTACCGGTGCCACTGAGGAGtatgagcgagcgagcgagctctgcctcctcatcgttGTGAAATTAAGGGCGCAGCTAGCAGTGCAAGGGCTTGCGAGTGTTGAGGGAGGCTGCTAGTGCTAGCCTGCTAGGTAAGGTGACCCAGGAGATGAGCTTGTGTGGGAGAAGGGAGGGGAGGGACGAGCCTATATATAGGAGAGGCTATATACAGGTGATCGTGTACTTGAGATATATACAATTCTATTTTGGTGCTACAACTTGAACAAAGTACAAATAGAGATACCATCAAATGGCATGATAAGATTAGCATCTTAAACCATTTTCACGCTATCTACCTGAACTGCAAGTAACTATAAATACTAAAAAGGGTTTATACTTCCACAACTAGAGCAG from Sorghum bicolor cultivar BTx623 chromosome 8, Sorghum_bicolor_NCBIv3, whole genome shotgun sequence encodes:
- the LOC8076313 gene encoding amino acid permease 3; the encoded protein is MRRQSSLARSYSSVAPVPAPASPPHNGGVNGKHLPPPMEVSAEAGNAGAAEWLDDDGRPRRKGTFWTASAHIITAVIGSGVLSLAWAIAQLGWVAGPTAMLLFAFVTYYTATLLAECYRTGDPDTGKRNYTYMDAVRSNLGGKKVVFCGVIQYANLVGVAIGYTIASSISMKAIRRAGCFHTHGHGDPCKSSSTPYMILFGVVQILFSQIPDFDEIWWLSIVAAVMSFTYSSIGLSLGIAQTVSNGGFKGTLTSIGFGAGVTSTQKIWHTLQAFGDIAFAYSFSNILIEIQDTIKAPPPSESKVMQKATRLSVATTTIFYMLCGCMGYAAFGDNAPDNLLTGFGFYEPFWLLDVANVAIVVHLVGAYQVFCQPIFAFVERRAAAAWPDSAFISRELRVGPFALSLFRLTWRSAFVCVTTVVAMLLPFFGDVAGLLGAVSFWPLTVYFPVEMYIKQRRVPRGSPRWISLQTLSFTCLLVSIAAAAGSIADVVDALKVYQPFSG